The following are encoded in a window of Sminthopsis crassicaudata isolate SCR6 chromosome 3, ASM4859323v1, whole genome shotgun sequence genomic DNA:
- the LOC141561612 gene encoding uncharacterized protein LOC141561612 yields the protein MKPIKRPKMELDKIGSLLDSIKRLKENLKKDKISWQDRKKRRLQMEINMGKLKKKLDSVTGRIQAVEQKLLNSEKKAKNTDQTFTDEAHQAAINGSGKDQKEVGSPKKNKGRLESRQKAVETESKVKERDSCLTDAAHHEIKNKPGEDQKQLRSPKEKKVRFEYQQKSVERTVDSELKEFDQKLTDKAHQETKNGPGEDQKDLGLSKQKKVRFEYQQKSAIANNEINVKEHDQKLADKTHQETKNGPVEDQKDLRFLKENKRRSEYKQKSVEQTIADNESNIKEHDHKLTDEAYQETKNGPGEDQKDLGLSKNKKVRFEYRQKGVEQTIVDSESRGKEHDQKLTDEAHQETKNGPGEDQKDLGLSKHKKVRFEYRQKGVEQTIVDNESNIKEHDQKLPDKAHQDIKNGPGEDQKDRILKENKGKNEYKQKSEQTITDSESHIKEYDQKLTDAVHQETKTVPEDQKDLGLPKEKKGRTEYKQKTAEQTVVDSENRSKTYDQNLFDLNNKQPSNKMIGHFVLQGKQIL from the coding sequence ATGAAGCCTATCAAGAGACCAAAAATGGAATTGGACAAGATAGGAAGCCTCTTAGACTCcataaaaagattaaaggaaaatttgaagaaagacaaaatttcttggcaagataggaagaaaagacgtttgcaaatggaaattaatatgggaaaacttaaaaagaaattggATTCAGTAACAGGTCGAATCCAGGCGGTAGAGCAAAAACTATTAAATAGtgaaaaaaaggccaaaaacaCTGACCAGACTTTCACTGATGAAGCCCATCAGGCGGCGATAAATGGAAGTGGAAAAGATCAGAAAGAAGTTGGATCCcccaaaaagaataaaggaagactTGAAAGCAGACAAAAGGCAGTAGAAACTGAAAGCAAAGTCAAAGAACGTGATTCTTGTTTGACTGATGCAGCCCACCACGAGATCAAAAATAAACCTGGAGAAGATCAGAAACAACTTAGGTCCCCCAAAGAgaagaaagtaagatttgaataCCAACAAAAGTCAGTAGAGCGAACAGTAGACAGTGAACTTAAAGAATTTGACCAGAAATTAACTGATAAAGCCCACCAGGAGACCAAAAATGGCCctggagaagatcagaaagaccTTGGACTCTCCAAACAgaagaaagtaagatttgaataCCAACAAAAGTCAGCAATAgcaaacaatgaaataaatgtCAAAGAACATGACCAGAAACTGGCTGATAAAACCCACCAGGAAACCAAAAATGGACCTGTAGAAGATCAGAAAGACCTCAGATtcctcaaagaaaataaaagaagatctGAATATAAGCAAAAGTCAGTAGAGCAAACAATAGCAGACAATGAAAGCAACATCAAAGAACATGATCATAAGTTGACAGATGAAGCCTACCAAGAGACCAAAAATGGACctggagaagatcagaaagatcTTGGGCTTtccaaaaataagaaagtaagatTTGAGTATAGGCAAAAAGGAGTAGAGCAAACAATTGTAGATAGTGAAAGCAGAGGCAAAGAACATGACCAGAAGTTGACCGATGAAGCCCACCAAGAGACCAAAAATGGACctggagaagatcagaaagaccTTGGACTTTccaaacataaaaaagtaagatttgaatACCGGCAAAAAGGAGTAGAGCAAACAATAGTAGACAATGAAAGCAACATCAAAGAACATGACCAGAAATTGCCTGATAAAGCCCACCAAGATATCAAAAATGGACctggagaagatcagaaagacagaatcctcaaagaaaataaaggaaaaaatgaatataaacaaaagtcagagcaaacaataacagacaGTGAAAGCCACATCAAAGAATATGACCAGAAATTGACAGATGCCGTCCACCAGGAGACCAAAACTGTTCCTGAAGATCAGAAAGACCTTGGCCttcccaaagaaaagaaaggaagaactgaatacaaacaaaaaacagcagaGCAAACAGTAGTAGACAgtgaaaacagaagcaaaacatATGACCAGAATTTGTTCGACTTGAATAACAAGCAACCTAGCAACAAGATGATAGGACATTTTGTTCTACAAGGCAAACAGATACTTTAG